CAGTTCCTTTTAAGGacaagttgtttattttttaaaaagttaaaagtttGGAGAGTACTTTTAAAAAGACTGTGCCTATGTAGAAAACTCAAAATTCTCCAATGGTTTAGCAATGCACTATTTTGGTCATACATAAagttctcacctctgacacatactgacggTGTGACTGGTCATATCACCTAACTGCTCTGTGCtacaggcaattctctaagagtCTAAGTAGGAGAGCCAAGGCAAGATTTGCCTTCTTGAACTGGTAGAGGAAATTCACTCATCCTACACCAATGATATCAGAGATCTAGTCCTTATCCCTGCCCATTGCTCCCATCCCACATTACTAGaagatttttattcatatttgtatatatctgtaGGCCTGCATggttatatatttatgtatggtTACTGAAATTCTTTACAATTCATTTTGTGACATAGGAGAAGGAGAATTTGAGTGGGAGTCAGGAGACTAGCCCTAATCCTATAACCACTACTCattaattattattgtaattaatTAACCTTGAGTAAATCATGTAATTTCTTCagggcctcagttctctcatctgtaacaaggcatagctaggtggtgcagtggatagagcactgggcctggagtcaggaagacctgagtttaaatctttcctcaaactcttaatagctttgtgaccctggcaagtcacttaacctgtttgactcagttttctcaaactGCACAGGggggtaataatggcacctagggttgttgtgaggatcaaatgagataatcattgtaaaaGTTGTAGTAagggtgctacataaatgctagctgtaatTATCATTTACAATGAAGCTTTTAACTTAAAGTCCTTTAACTTTAAAAGTGGTagctatatttcaacataataaGCTTATTTTGTAATTCTACtgataaatgaatttaaaacatcattctgagaaagggtccataagtTTCATCTTGCTGCCAAAGGTATCCATGAATTAAAGAAGGTTCAGAACCTctgacaagatgatctctaaggacccAGCTTGGGAATTCCATGACACCTCCATAAAATGGGTAACTTTTGTAGCATCCAGGGAGCTTTGGTTGTCAAGACAAACAAATTTGTCAAGCAGCAACCATGAAActgtagaggggaagggaaaaaaaggaaaatgaatgagaatttattaagcactacttggtgccaggcactatgctaagtgctttacaaatactatctcatataaaaataataccaaagaaaatagcTTGTTCAGCATTAGTAAAGTCCATTGTGATTGTTTTCCATGAGGTACAAGGAACATCCAATGGAATTAACAATCCTAGATCtcctactcaatgaactccagtgactTTCTACAGACTCTTTAGCTCTTAACATGTTTCACAGCTTTGTCTTCCACCTACGTTTCCAGGTTCACTGTACGTTGTGACCCAGATCCCATTCTGAGATCCAGTAAAATGCTCTTCTTGGTTCTTCATACATGACACTCCATGtctcatctttattcttttgCTCTGGCTTTCCCCTACACATTCCCACCTCACCTACAACCTCATAGAATCCTTTTCCTTCAAGTGTGCAGCTCATGCCTTTCAGATCCAACTGCTAGTGCTCTACCTTCTAAACTACTACGTATttaattcttttgtatttatttgcatttattcccTATGTATTTGATACATACTTATGTATATCCTTATCTTCACTGTTAGATAAGCTTACTCTAAGGAGTgttatttgtatccctggtgcctaATGTAGAaccctgcctggcacatagcaggttctttaaaaatgtttgttgattgattgaatattaAAGGGGAAGGATCTTAGAGAAATTTGGTCATAGGAGCacagaatcttagatttagagctacaatataccttagagatcacctcatcttacagaagaagaaactaagacccagaaaggtcAAGCGTATGAGGGCCCACAGAGAGTAAATGCAGAATTAGGACTTTAATTCAAGAACTAGGATTTAAAATCCAGCCCCTTTTCTACAATACCATGTTGTACCCCCATTCAGCCCCcttatttatagatgagaaaaatgagatagtGACAAAGTCTAGCTCCTGCCAAAGCCAGGTCTAGAACCCAAATCTCCAAACTTCTATTCTTGGGCTCAAtcaatttttccattcttcacTAATCTCCTTAATAGGAAAATTCTTCTTAATAGTTAACTTAAGTTTCTTCTGCTGCCATTTAagccaacttctcttcctctttttcttgatTTGAATACAGAtggattaataattaattaattaagattGGACTACGGGATCTTTAAGgtacttccagttctaaatctaaaatCCCATGCTGCTACAACAGTCCATAAGATCCTTCTCCTTTAATATTCAATTAATaccaataaataagcatttaataagaacctactatgttgCAGGGCACTGTATTAGGCTTTGAGAATCCTTCATGGACTTGGTGACTATGGCTATGTCACCTGTTCaaagctttctcttctccctgcCAAAAGATGCTAACACATTTAGACTCTTCTGTAGATCAAGTAGAAAAGTACATCTCTCCTGAATGTGTTTTCTAGAAGCACAATTGTTAAAAGACTGTTCCTACTACATTGAAGGCAATCAAAATTTACTTAACTATTCAGTCTGTTAGTGAGTACCAACGGTGTGAATGATTGTGAATTGCCAATCCAGCAGTTTTCTCCTAAaagttctctctgtctcccctgtCATCTGAGCTCTGCCCTACTCAgtgctgtaaaatgggaaaaaagcacCCTACCTTACTAAGTATAATTCTTTGTTTTTCAGATTTCTTGCTGCCCTATTTCTTGTTTCCCTACAGGGGCTTATTTCTCACTCTATCATTCCTTTGAAGAGTGACAgactcaaaaagaagaaaatctatgAAGTGATAACACCAGATCATCTTGACCCTACTTTGTTCTCCACAATGAGTATGAATATTTTGAGGGAATAGACAGTCTCCTAGATAGTGGGATCAAACTCCAAAAAATGGCTTGTtttactctctcctctccaaaccTAATCCATAAGAGCTGTAACTAGAGTGGAATGAATAGCATTGATGTCCAGAGTGGGCATACTAGCACCCTTATCCTTGGTACTTTACCTAGAATGTTGCATTGCAGTGATGACCCCTTCTCAGGGCTCACCTCTACCCCTTTGGGGGTGAGGACTGGAATGTCTAGAGTATGGGTCAACTCCCTCCTTTCCACCTGTGGCTGAACTTTCTGTATTGCTGTCTCCCTTTATTCTTCAACACACCCAATTTTgctccaggagaaaaaaaaggttcCCAGCTCTACTGCAATACATGTATATGGCTAGAGATTAAGAATGAAAGGTTCCATTTTTATAACAtaagagatatctgttcccctcttttccttcacCTCACTCTTCTGTCATATGTGGTATCCATCATCCTTATATTTTCCCTGAGAGACCCTTTGTCCTCAACCAAGTCTCTGCAGTATATTACATGTTGCCTGGACtcactaggaaatgagaaattccAGTCTGTTTGAGGGGTCTTTTCCACAAGACTATATTATCTGTCATACTATGGCAGAGttgttgtgttgtatttttttaagagCTTTCAAATGGAAGATGAATTATACCTTAACAAACTTCCCCTCCCTATAAAAAAATTGCTAGCAGAAACTTAAGTATTCAGCACAAATAAATATGggtgtttttccccctttaactTTTAAACTAAAGTGGCAGCTACTGTCTTGGAGGAGTTACAAAAATATGAATCTAAGTTTTTCCATAAAGAAAATGGGGGTACAGTGCATATCAAATGGTTATTACCCCAGCAGTCCAATCTATTCAATATAACTTCCATATTCACAGGAGGAACATGGCATAGTAAATATATAGGCTTGGATTCAAATCGCATCTCTGATATTAGCAGCTTTAAGACCATTTGGATTCTCTGAGCATTaggttcctcatctacaaaatggggataataatgtccaCAGCatctacatcacagggttgttgtgagactcaaatgagatgaggcatgtaaaacattttgccaaacctaaagtgctttgtaaatatcagTAATTATCATTCCCAGGAAGTTATGCGTATAGTGGGATGATTTGGCtgattgtgttttttaaaattttactagaCAACGCATATATCCAAGCAGGGAAAACAACTTTAGTCAGTTTGAGTATCAGACCATGTTCCCCTCTACAAAAACCTACCCCAAAGCATCTTAGAAACATTATAATCCCAAATGGGAGCCAAAAGCTGGTGTGCATTTAATCTTCCACCTCCTATCCCCAGTGGATTTTCACTTCTAACGTGTGGCTAAAAACAAAGTTATACAATAAGTGTAGAATTTGTTCTAAAATCACAAAGAGAAACTATCACAGAGGttgcttttcatcatttctgGAAAGCAAACATGTGTTAGTTCTGCCAAGTTTTCTTAGTAGACGCACTTGGTAGGCTAAGCTGTTCCAAGATACAGATGTGTAAACATCCTGTGGATGCACTGTTAAACCTTTCCCAGCATACTATGTGCTGACAGTGCTGTCTCCTCATAGGGAAATCAAGAAGCATATTGTGAGCAGGTAAGAGCAAAAATAGCAGGAAGCAATATTAACACTGTAAACAAAACATAAATAGGTCAGCAGCAGGAGGGGCCTGGGAAAGGCAGCCAGGAAGGTCAGAAGGACCAAGATGCCTGGTGCCTGTCAGAGCCCACTACTCTCCATCTTTACATTGTACGGCAATGGCAGTCAATATTAGACAATGCCTGGTGAGGCAagggttctatttttttttttgaatgtctttgtttttgaaaattttgggTAGCAACTTTACCAAAGAGAGGATAATACCTTTTTTAGACAAGCACAAGAATCAATAACCTGCAGATGAGGGTCTCCTGAGGAAATATTATTTCAAAGTCACATTTCTTAAGTACTCATGTCATTCTGATCTTTGACCTCTCTTCCCCCAACCACAGGATTCTACTAATACAACATGACTCCATTATAGGCCCTTTCCTACAATAACATTTTGGGTTTATACCTTAAGAATCCAAGAGCAACAGGCCAGAGGGACCTGTCAAGAAAAAAGTGTGGAACATAGAAAGCCATCTATCATTCCTATAAACCAACCAAGTCAGAGTCCTGCCAATGACGTGAAATCTGGCATGGGAAAGAACTATGTCTTTACTACTGAAGCATGAATCATGTCTTAAAAGGTGATTaactttccctccccttcccctttttaaaatatgaaaagaagtACTCCAGTCAATTCATCTTTTAATTCctgcattttacaaattaaaaaagaaaattccagattTGTAACTTTTGGGTTGTTGCAGTCTTGTAAAGTTCACCCAAATGGTTCAAAAATTTAGACAAAAGCGCAGCCTATGTGAGACCTTGTATGCTAAGCTACTGTTAGCCTTGAGCTCACTTTTTGTTATATGCACTGAAATTGCCAGTGTCTACTTAAACATGATTAATCACATCAGAATGACATCTGGTGTTTGCATCCACACCCAGTTTCATGCGTGTTAAAACATgctttgaaagaatgaaaaggaaaatgagataaacatggataaaaatgataaaagaaaaaaaccacttcTCCATATCACAAAGACTTCTGAGACTGGATCTACACTCATGGGCAAAGACTTCATTGTGACTTGGGGAGAAAATCAGAATCCAAGTAAGCAGCATATGAAGCTTTgcacaatggaaagagtcctggatttggagtcagaagaacctggatTCCAAtattggctctgccatttactctgtgacctgggcaaatcacttaacctctcccagtcagtagcctcatctgtaaaatgatggttttGGATTAGCcaatgtctaaggtcccttctagcaccaGATCTCTGTTCCTAGGCTCCTTTTTCCTGGAATCCCATTGGGATACACCAGCAGTTCCTGAGAGTCATTTATGAGGATCTCTGTTGGCCTGCAGGGTAAACCATATGAAAGCTACAATTTAAAtacattgcattttttttcacttgattgtTCCAATATTATCGCTAAAACAATTGTTTTCAGAATATCTTCTATAAAACTCAGGGAATCTTTTGGAGATTGCAGGAAGTCTGTCTCTCTTGACCACTTGATCCCTTCCCTCATccgaaaaaagaaataatacttcTATTTATTGTCCCtctatcattcatttttattgtattttatatttcaaaggaaattattctttgaaattaatttagggaagaattctctttttaaattttagataGCAATGCTATTTTTTGAGGCACATATGGCAAGCCATGAGCTCCTTAGAGGTAGAGGAAATTATTCATAGCTGTTTTGTGTTTTATGTgacctgttattttttttaaattaaaaacagcAAAGACAAATTAATACTAAACTAGGGCTGTTGAGAATCATAGACTGGTTGGGCTGAAAAAGCCCTTAGTTGTCATCTAGTTGattcccctcattttgcagctgaggaaactgaagacggAGAAGTCAAGCGACATATCCAAGGTCTCACTAATGACAAAGCTAGGGATACAAACCAGGTCTTCTAACACACACTCCAGTGCTATTTCTAGTGCACCATGCTGCAAGTATTATTTTGACTATAAGTTTTCTCCCCTGCACAGAGACAAAAAATACACAATCAAGTAAGACGTCATTATTAGTTCATTATTTGGTAAATGTATTCACAACTCAAATTAGTACATGTAAACAGTTGCCACTAACAGACAGGAGGTAGATTTTCATGGTAGCCATATTAGCTGCACAACATACCCCCTTAGCCACTGCCCTCAGCCCTTCCCCCCTCCAAGAGAGGTAGTGCTGCGGGCTGAAGATTTCTTCAGTTCTATTTTCATAGACTGAGTCTCTGCTCGAGGCTCGAATTTGGTCAGATTTCCTGCTCCTGGGGCTGCCACTACTGCCTTTCCTGCTTTCATACCTTTTGACATAGGAATGCGGGTGGGTGTAGGCCGCTGAGATGACCCATCTTGTCCTgactgtgaaagaaaaaagaaacagatgtaAAGTTGGTTTGGATGACTTTTCTGTGAATGCATACGTCAAAACCTAAAGTTTTGTTATGTAGGAATACACCCAGAGAGCATCTCATCAATTTTATCTAGAATGagatttatataattatatgcagGATTacaacatataacatatatataacatatactttACATAGTATATGTTACATGCAAGTAAGTTTACATTACTTTACTGAGAAGTAAAGCATATGCTATTGTTTTGTTatcatacagatgagaaaactaaggctctgaGAGGATGAATGGTCTACTCACAATTAAATAAGTATTAAGCAGCATAGCCATGATAAAACTACAAGATCTCCTGAGTCTAGTGTTCTTCCCACTCTGCCCTGGATATGAGAGGGACTAAAGTGCTggtcttggattcaggaagatctgagtttaaatttaacCTCTATAACTTACtacctagctgtgtaaccctaagtaagtcatttagctttgatgagactcagtttcctcatctgtaaaatgcgcaCAATAATGCCAGTCccacttacctcccaaggttatcaTGAGGCTTAAATATCACCAAGCATTTTCCAAATTTTATAGTGCTTATATATAGatctagaattgaaagggacaaGAGGCCAATTAggccaaattcctcatttttcaaataaggaaactgaggcctaaggaaaTTAAGTAACTGGCCCAAAATAACATAGGTAGCAAGCAtcagatgtgagatttgaacccaggttttctgatttcaaagCCAGTGTATTTTCCACTGTAGCAATAAGAGTTCCTCTACATAAATTTcggttattatttattatctctaattccaaaggactttcctaactttctttttttctatagtGGAAGCTTATGAAGCCATCAGCTGGGGCATGGTAGTCCTTTGGTTTTACAAAAGGTTTTGTTGCTGTGCTGAGagcttttggggtttttttggccaaGTAAgctttgaaaatcatattttcttctttataatgtcctggaaagacttaagtcTTCACCAACACATGTGCACTTGCCTTATCACAAAACAAATACGTATTATGGAGACAGGAtttttttggcattcaaaatatatgcatttatatttctaaagtaacagtaaaaatatttttacttcacATTCCCCTTCCTTCAGATGTGCCATGCCCTAGGTGACTGACTACTTTCCTCTCTTACCaatccatttctatttcattgaaagtgctgaggatacaaagagaggccaaAAATAAGTCTCCCTcctttcaagaagctcatagtGTAATAAAGgaacaacataaaaaaaatagtatgtacaaacaagatatataggaGAAGTtggggacaatttaaaaatattattctgagaaaaggccCATAAACTTCACCGTACTGACAGAGGTGTCTATGACACAATAAAGGTGAAAAATCCCTGCACTGCAACAaacagaatttcaatgaaatagaaatggaTGGGCACCTACATTGTGcttaatgtgtgtgttcatcctttgttgccaaagaagaccatgccatcagagaaataatgacatgacttgcacttgactttgttttgagggagggctgtgcaggtcaccagcctcacttctcctccagaatctgaatccagcgaccagatattcatcaggatgactgggaacgacccaggatgaggcaattggggttaagtgacttgcccaacatcacacagctagtgagtgtcaagtgtctgtggtgagatttgaactcagtcctcctgactcctacactggtgctctatccactgcaccatctagctgccctaataaaagcttgttgactaaCTTGATTGACTTAATGCTGAAATGCATATATAGGATTTCACACGAATTATACTGAAATGAAAGTGTAATCCCCTCATACCCCACACTAGTTTACAGATCCAAGTTCACTGAAATCTCTACAAAGATATCTTGGGGATCTATGAACCTTAGGCTAAGAACCCTTATTCTTAAAGGGTTTTTGCCTGTAATCCAAAGGATGTGGCTGATGAGAAAACTCTATTATTACCTGTGTTACAAATACCAATATCTGCAGTAGAGAAACTGCCTTCCAAAATGGTAAGGCATTTTGAGCACTCTTGTGTCTTTAAGAATCTAAGATATGGGAAGTAAGTATTATATCCCGTTTCCTATAGATGAGGTTGAGCTTTTCTGGGGAAGTGACTGATTAATTAACCTGCTAGGTTTTCCCAACCACCACCACTTACAACTCTTCATTTCTTTACACCAACCGTATTCAAGAGAAAGTGAGCGTCTTAGCAACCACCCCAGGTTCCCTGTGGCTGCCTGTGTAAGAGTCAGACAAGGTAGTATTTGAACCCTTGAGAAGGATGAAGAACCTGGCATGCTATTTGactccaaaagaaaaatttttgtaTAGTTCAAAGCTGTTATTAGAAGGCTATTAGtagctcatatttataaagtAGAATCTGAAGATATGTGTATCATAGAAGTACAATTTCTATTGAGTCTGGAAACAGATTATACAGCTAAAACAACCAGTTTCTAGTCTTCTTTAAAAGGAGGCTGAAGGAACACTATGGTGATTGTTTAAAAGTTCAAGGCTCACAAATATTTCCTCATAGTTACATTTCCAATTAATTACATTAAATGCCCTAGAGccatgatgtcaaactcaaatacaaagtGGGGAGAAAGTGGAAGCACTAAACTATATGAAAGGAACCCCTtgagctgcatattgacttataaaaccacatattaacattatctatgttctactgtatGTTTAATTATCTTCTTAACtatttaccaattacattttaatctgattcagacTTCACTCTGGAATATTGTTCCACAACTCTACcctacatgacctctgaggtcccagcTCTGGATCTGAATCTAGCTGTTAAGTGTTTTACCACATTTATATTTGCTAATCTGTTCACAATCTACAAAAGTATTCTCTAAAGACATCCTGACTTACTACAAAAGACATTATAGAAGAGTTGCTGGTCAGTAGAGGGGGCTTCCATATCGGccatttcccagctctgacaaaaTCAGAGCTTATATCAGCTCCAATAAAACATAATGATTTTTCAGAAAATGAGCtgccttttttcatttattcattcaacaaacattgattgaTCCCCTACTATGTGCTGAAATTTTgtatcaaataataataaatctagAGGTGAgagggacattagaggtcatctagcccaatcccctcttgttatagatgaggaaatgaagacccAGGGAAGcaaagacttacccaaggtcacccacgTTCTAAGGGGCAGCaccagaatttaaactcaggtctatgactctaagttcagttctctttccactgggTTTAGGATATGGATGAGATAATCCCTATTAACTtaaattctttctaaaactaGTAAGCCAGCCAACAAAAAGGACTTCTGTACGACGACTCTGGAGCTCACTGAGAGATAAAAGATAGTAGGGGGTGAAGAGAAATGCCTACGTTGATAAAAGATGAATTAATTTTATGGAGGCAATTCCTAGTTAGACATTTTACTCATCTTTATGAGAGTCTTAGAAATTCCCAAACTCTTTATAGTGTCATCTTCTGTAAGATGATAGCAAATTAGTAATCATAAAGttgtatgattaaaaaaaaaaaagccttttttttaaaaaatagaggcaACATTTTGCAATGGCACCAGAAACAACAGGCATACTTTAACACTGAATGCTATCAACATATAACTGTAGCATGCTTTAGACACCTTGGGTACTCATTGTGGGGAAACTTTCCAAAGTGATGCAGCTTGGCAACTTAGAATTTCTGAGAGTGGGTTGGGGCACTAAAAAATGAAAGTAACTTGCCCCTGATCCCACAGCCATTATATGTCAGAAAGGCtcagactcagatcttcctttttCCCATTTCCAACTTTGCCATGCCAACTTTAACAATACATAGTTGAAAACCAAGGTGAACATAATTGGAAAAATTCTTGTTTGTGACATTTCATGACTGGAATGCTGCTATTTAAAATGTACTTCTAGAGATGAATTTGctgattttcaaggtgtaaataTTCACATCAAAAATGATCAATTAGGGGtggccaggtggcacagtggataaagcattggccttggagccaggaggaccagatacttacaagctgtgtgaccctgggcaagtcccttaaccccaactgctttcccaaaaaagaaagaaagaaatctttaaaaaatgtatttctagAGTTAGTTTGTAGGAATTGAACCCAAGTTTTTAATTCTCTAAAGGTCATGTAAAATGCAATTCCAAATAGTAGGAGGAACACCATTGTTGTTAGTTTTTAAAGAGGTTAAGGTATTTGATGGGAAGATATTTAAGagcttcttctctcctcccattttccccccCTAGATAAATCCCAATTAATATCCTGGAAACCTATTCTACTTACCATTGACTGGGTTCCCCTGGTGGATGATGTGGTAGCAGGTGTTATAGTGATGGTGCTTGTCACTTTGCTCGCTCCGGGCCTTGAAGAAAGGTTGCTCCTAGGAGAACGAAGGACAGTGCCAGTGGCAACCTCCTTTTCAGCTGTCACGTTGACTGGTCTCACTGTAATAAGTGAACTTGCCCCTTCAGCAGATGCCCCAGGGGATCGTTTAAACTGGGAACCCAAGTGAATGTGAATTTTGTTGTCCTCTGTGGTTATGATGTTGGCATTAGAGTTGAATTTTCTTACTGGAGTTGGGACAGTCTGTTTTTCTGGGGTTACTTTGAAGACAGTCCTTCCTATGGGCATTTCCTTTGATTCTGGAGATACAGAGATCTCTGCTGGTGCAGCAGATGTTGATACTGTCATTATCTGAATGGGGGATGTGGGTCTCTCCATAAAAGTTCCCCTGCCACCCTCAGGGGCCTTCTCTCTTGAGAATGTAGTTATTGTGACTGGTGACATGGCACGTTCTGGCCCCAATGTTGTGTCACTCCCTTTTGATTTCTGAGACATGACATTTGGTGAGGGAATAATGGTGATCCGTGGTTTTTGGTTCCCTAAGGTAGGAATGACGGTGGTGctagaaaaaaattcttcagaTGTTGGACTAGTTATCTCCAAAGTAGCTGTGCTGTTCTCATGATCAGGAGTCACCCGAATATGAAGAGGCTGGCCTTGCTTTGGTGAAAGAACCACCTCTCCAGGATGTCCTGGACTAGAACTGGCTTGAGGCCCTTTCTCTGGGGTTGTATGgggaccattttctctttttctcatccaTGGAATCCAAGATTTTCTCATTGTAAGCTCATTTGCCGCTGGAGGATACCTGTCCAGTACAGATGAACGCTCCATGGGCTTCTTTAGCCCCACTTGCCGAAGATTACTCATAATATGATTCTCCTCTTGAAAAGATTTTCTTATAAACACAGCTGGGGTTTCTTCCTCTGCTGCTTCATTGCTTACTACATCTGTCTGCACTCCAGTAGATGCCACAGGAATATCTACCATCCTCCTTCCATTCACACTTGGCCTTAGAGCTCGGCTATAACGCTTAGAAAGTTCTAACTCTTTGGTCAAGTTCAGGACTTCCTGTCCCATGTTTCGATTCTtgctttcctcttccataaaCCTTTGCTGAAGAACTGAATAGTCTACCTGTAGCTGAGAAAGCTGGTCTTCTTTGTTCATTAACTCATGAATCTTCTCTTTCAGGGCTTGTACTTCAGCCTTCAAGTCTCGACTCTTGGCCTCTTCCAACCGGAATCGGTGTCTTAGCTCAGCCTCCTGACTCACAGCCTCACCTTTctcaattgctttattttttgcaATCTGGTGCTTTATCTCTTCCAGCTGTTGAGAGAGGAAGTTAGCCTTATCCTGCTCAGTTCTGAATTTTTGCTCCAGCTGATCATACTCATCCTCTGTCTTCATCAAGTCTCCTTCAACTACTTCTAATTGTTGGAGACGCTTTTTCAGTCTTTCTATTTCCAGTGTTAATTCTTTAATCTTGTTATCTTCTGGGCAGGTGAGTTCAGGTCCCTTTCGGGATCTGCTTCTGGTTATTTCCCGCTCCACTTCCTCTACGCCATCCAGTCTCTTTTTCAATCGGTCAACACTACAACTCAGCTCCGAggatttttcttcttcacttttcaATCTGCCCATTAActcatctctctcttttgttaAGCTATATACCTTTTCCTCCATTTCAGACTTAAGTTTCAAAAGCTTCTTACTTTCATCAATTAGTTTCTCAGTCACATCCATAACCTTCCCTTGCTCCACCTTGAAATTTTTGTTGAGCCCatccacttttctttcttcttgttttatt
The DNA window shown above is from Notamacropus eugenii isolate mMacEug1 chromosome 2, mMacEug1.pri_v2, whole genome shotgun sequence and carries:
- the FILIP1 gene encoding filamin-A-interacting protein 1 isoform X3 → MRSRNQGVENSSNGHFSCPQPSTITIAEDKNLPEDAKKKKKTNKKESDVMVSATVKRHLKTSGEKEQGNKKSLELSKDDLIRLLSIMEGELQAREDVIHMLKTEKTKPEVLEAHYGSAAPENVLRVLHRDAILAQEKSIGEDVYEKPISELDRLEEKQRETYRRMLEQLLLAEKCHRRTVYELENEKHKHTDYMNKSDDFTNLLEQERERLKKLLEQEKIYQARKEKENTKRLNKLRDELVKLKSFALMLVDERQMHIEQLGLQSQKVQDLTQKLKEEEEKLKAITSKSKEDRQKLLKLEVDFEHKSSRFSQEHEEMNAKLANQESHNRQLRLKLVGLTQRIEELEETNKNLQKAEEELQELRDKIAKGECGNSSLMVEVENLRKRVLEMEGKDEEITKTESQCRELKKKLQEEEHHSKELRLEVEKLQKRMAELEKLEEAFSKSKSECTQLHLNLEKEKNLTKDLINELEVVKSRVKDLESSESRLEKAEMSLKDDLTKLKSFTVMLVDERKNMMEKIKQEERKVDGLNKNFKVEQGKVMDVTEKLIDESKKLLKLKSEMEEKVYSLTKERDELMGRLKSEEEKSSELSCSVDRLKKRLDGVEEVEREITRSRSRKGPELTCPEDNKIKELTLEIERLKKRLQQLEVVEGDLMKTEDEYDQLEQKFRTEQDKANFLSQQLEEIKHQIAKNKAIEKGEAVSQEAELRHRFRLEEAKSRDLKAEVQALKEKIHELMNKEDQLSQLQVDYSVLQQRFMEEESKNRNMGQEVLNLTKELELSKRYSRALRPSVNGRRMVDIPVASTGVQTDVVSNEAAEEETPAVFIRKSFQEENHIMSNLRQVGLKKPMERSSVLDRYPPAANELTMRKSWIPWMRKRENGPHTTPEKGPQASSSPGHPGEVVLSPKQGQPLHIRVTPDHENSTATLEITSPTSEEFFSSTTVIPTLGNQKPRITIIPSPNVMSQKSKGSDTTLGPERAMSPVTITTFSREKAPEGGRGTFMERPTSPIQIMTVSTSAAPAEISVSPESKEMPIGRTVFKVTPEKQTVPTPVRKFNSNANIITTEDNKIHIHLGSQFKRSPGASAEGASSLITVRPVNVTAEKEVATGTVLRSPRSNLSSRPGASKVTSTITITPATTSSTRGTQSMSGQDGSSQRPTPTRIPMSKGCTMGRRRGSSAL
- the FILIP1 gene encoding filamin-A-interacting protein 1 isoform X1; its protein translation is MRSRNQGVENSSNGHFSCPQPSTITIAEDKNLPEDAKKKKKTNKKESDVMVSATVKRHLKTSGEKEQGNKKSLELSKDDLIRLLSIMEGELQAREDVIHMLKTEKTKPEVLEAHYGSAAPENVLRVLHRDAILAQEKSIGEDVYEKPISELDRLEEKQRETYRRMLEQLLLAEKCHRRTVYELENEKHKHTDYMNKSDDFTNLLEQERERLKKLLEQEKIYQARKEKENTKRLNKLRDELVKLKSFALMLVDERQMHIEQLGLQSQKVQDLTQKLKEEEEKLKAITSKSKEDRQKLLKLEVDFEHKSSRFSQEHEEMNAKLANQESHNRQLRLKLVGLTQRIEELEETNKNLQKAEEELQELRDKIAKGECGNSSLMVEVENLRKRVLEMEGKDEEITKTESQCRELKKKLQEEEHHSKELRLEVEKLQKRMAELEKLEEAFSKSKSECTQLHLNLEKEKNLTKDLINELEVVKSRVKDLESSESRLEKAEMSLKDDLTKLKSFTVMLVDERKNMMEKIKQEERKVDGLNKNFKVEQGKVMDVTEKLIDESKKLLKLKSEMEEKVYSLTKERDELMGRLKSEEEKSSELSCSVDRLKKRLDGVEEVEREITRSRSRKGPELTCPEDNKIKELTLEIERLKKRLQQLEVVEGDLMKTEDEYDQLEQKFRTEQDKANFLSQQLEEIKHQIAKNKAIEKGEAVSQEAELRHRFRLEEAKSRDLKAEVQALKEKIHELMNKEDQLSQLQVDYSVLQQRFMEEESKNRNMGQEVLNLTKELELSKRYSRALRPSVNGRRMVDIPVASTGVQTDVVSNEAAEEETPAVFIRKSFQEENHIMSNLRQVGLKKPMERSSVLDRYPPAANELTMRKSWIPWMRKRENGPHTTPEKGPQASSSPGHPGEVVLSPKQGQPLHIRVTPDHENSTATLEITSPTSEEFFSSTTVIPTLGNQKPRITIIPSPNVMSQKSKGSDTTLGPERAMSPVTITTFSREKAPEGGRGTFMERPTSPIQIMTVSTSAAPAEISVSPESKEMPIGRTVFKVTPEKQTVPTPVRKFNSNANIITTEDNKIHIHLGSQFKRSPGASAEGASSLITVRPVNVTAEKEVATGTVLRSPRSNLSSRPGASKVTSTITITPATTSSTRGTQSMSGQDGSSQRPTPTRIPMSKGMKAGKAVVAAPGAGNLTKFEPRAETQSMKIELKKSSARSTTSLGGGKG